Proteins from a single region of Apium graveolens cultivar Ventura chromosome 7, ASM990537v1, whole genome shotgun sequence:
- the LOC141675241 gene encoding disease resistance protein RPP13-like, with protein MVDAIVSLAIEKLGAFIAQEVNILLEVKDNLRWLKDELRYLQSSVRSAESRLEEEQIRNWVEDVRDVANDAIKILSDFSAHQEEYAAPKRGILDRVRGCVCVCNREVMLYDIGKEIESLKRRIEVIKNRRNEYRIDNILATPNKQQKERTLLRITAINNQVEVVGFEDDFKILKAELDSKDLALKVISIHGMGGLGKTSLATKLYNSSELRNFDTRAKVCVSNEYNIKDVLKRLVTSFMGAEYEQKLSTMDEYHLLQHLPELLQSRGRYLVLIDDIWDIKVWDQIKTAFPNQKNGSRIIITTRNKTVAKTVDDKCFVHQLRFLTEDESWELFCKRAKPTTQNMEKLGKEMVGKCRGLPLAIVVLSGLLLHNMSYEYWSKVKEHIWRHLKDDDLSPQIGEILSLSYNDLSPQMKDCFLYLARYPEDHVIDPDELKHLWIAEEFISEAEESEGVIMEDLAEDCLKELINRNLLQVNDLRWNGEVKSCRVHDLVRDLAIKKAKEHKLLVVLESGKHHPEHIHLLEGQPRHVIYNEIGEYLKLVERRFDALLVRSLAVVNYLSGKYELKEMKLVCARFKNLKVLDMTSVHSEVIPEEIGDLVHLKYLGLMGHIEIPASIGKLKKLQTLHGRRNTYYTVPREICELHELRHLHIKIRGSLNIGTHQTKLQTLGRISCKEWMKIDTVNLTNLHTLCMYGDRYQSNSYTLESVANLTSLQTFTLWINVEIPTLKPLSSCNRLKSVDLSGILKDPSELRHLPDSITDLSLRESKFTEDPMPTLGSLSNLTALRLDNVYRGNKMVCRPNAFPCLEILKLLFFSNLEELEAGDGAFPSLRQFQTVDCIKLKNIPVQLAECLQNS; from the coding sequence ATGGTTGATGCAATCGTATCTCTTGCAATTGAAAAGCTTGGTGCATTTATTGCACAAGAAGTTAACATTCTACTTGAAGTGAAAGATAATTTAAGGTGGCTCAAAGATGAATTGCGCTACCTCCAATCTTCCGTAAGATCTGCAGAATCAAGACTGGAAGAGGAGCAAATCCGCAACTGGGTGGAGGACGTTAGAGATGTCGCCAATGATGCGATAAAAATCCTGAGCGATTTCAGTGCTCACCAAGAAGAATATGCAGCTCCGAAACGAGGTATCTTGGATCGTGTTCGGGGCTGTGTTTGCGTGTGCAATAGAGAAGTTATGCTTTATGatattggcaaggagattgagtCACTCAAAAGAAGGATTGAAGTGATCAAGAATAGGCGAAATGAGTACCGTATTGACAACATCTTAGCCACTCCAAACAAGCAGCAGAAAGAGAGAACATTGTTGAGAATAACCGCCATTAATAACCAGGTGGAAGTGGTTGGTTTTGAGGATGATTTTAAGATTTTGAAGGCTGAACTTGATAGCAAGGATCTCGCCCTCAAAGTCATTTCAATTCACGGAATGGGGGGCTTGGGCAAGACTTCACTTGCCACAAAGTTGTACAACTCTAGCGAGTTGAGAAATTTTGATACTCGTGCTAAGGTTTGTGTGTCCAACGAATATAACATAAAAGATGTTTTGAAGAGATTAGTGACGTCTTTTATGGGAGCTGAGTACGAACAAAAGTTGTCAACCATGGACGAGTACCATTTGCTGCAGCACCTGCCAGAGTTACTGCAAAGTCGAGGCCGATATCTGGTTTTAATTGATGATATATGGGACATAAAGGTTTGGGACCAGATTAAAACTGCTTTTCCAAACCAGAAAAACGGTAGTAGAATCATCATAACCACCCGCAACAAAACAGTTGCAAAGACTGTTGACGACAAATGTTTTGTCCATCAACTCCGTTTTCTAACGGAAGATGAGAGCTGGGAATTATTCTGTAAGAGAGCAAAACCAACAACCCAAAATATGGAGAAATTAGGAAAGGAGATGGTTGGTAAATGTCGAGGTTTGCCACTTGCAATTGTGGTACTAAGCGGCCTGTTATTACACAATATGAGCTATGAATATTGGTCAAAGGTGAAGGAGCATATATGGAGACACTTGAAGGATGATGACTTGTCTCCCCAGATTGGGGAAATACTGAGTTTGAGTTATAATGACTTGTCTCCCCAAATGAAAGACTGTTTTCTCTACCTTGCAAGGTACCCGGAAGACCATGTGATTGATCCAGACGAGTTGAAGCATCTATGGATTGCAGAGGAATTCATATCAGAAGCCGAAGAAAGTGAAGGAGTAATCATGGAGGATTTGGCTGAAGATTGTTTGAAGGAGCTAATTAATCGTAATTTGCTTCAGGTTAATGATTTGCGATGGAATGGAGAAGTTAAGAGTTGCCGGGTCCATGATCTTGTCCGTGATCTTGCCATAAAAAAAGCAAAGGAGCACAAGTTGTTGGTCGTTTTGGAATCAGGTAAACACCATCCAGAACACATTCATTTGTTGGAAGGACAACCCCGTCATGTCATTTACAATGAAATAGGTGAGTACTTGAAACTAGTTGAGCGTAGATTTGATGCTTTACTTGTGCGTTCATTGGCAGTGGTAAATTATTTAAGTGGTAAATATgaattaaaagaaatgaagttggTGTGTGCGAGATTCAAAAATCTTAAAGTCCTAGATATGACAAGTGTACATTCAGAGGTAATACCAGAAGAAATAGGAGATTTAGTTCACTTAAAATACTTGGGCTTAATGGGTCATATAGAAATTCCAGCAAGTATAGGCAAGCTTAAAAAGCTACAAACCTTGCACGGTCGGAGGAATACATACTACACAGTTCCTAGGGAGATATGTGAGCTTCATGAGTTGAGGCATCTACACATTAAAATTAGAGGGAGTTTGAATATAGGTACCCACCAAACAAAGTTACAGACTCTTGGTCGTATATCGTGTAAAGAATGGATGAAGATTGACACTGTTAATCTCACCAACCTCCATACACTCTGTATGTATGGAGATAGATATCAAAGCAACAGTTACACGCTGGAGTCCGTAGCCAATTTAACAAGTCTCCAAACATTCACCCTATGGATTAACGTTGAGATTCCAACACTGAAACCACTCTCGTCTTGCAATCGTCTCAAGAGCGTTGACTTATCGGGTATTCTTAAAGATCCATCGGAACTACGTCATCTGCCCGATTCAATCACGGATTTAAGTCTAAGAGAAAGTAAGTTTACAGAAGATCCAATGCCCACTCTGGGAAGTTTGTCGAATCTCACCGCTCTTCGGTTGGATAATGTGTACAGGGGAAACAAAATGGTTTGCCGTCCCAACGCGTTTCCATGTCTTGAAATTTTGAAACTACTGTTCTTCTCCAATCTGGAAGAATTGGAAGCTGGGGACGGAGCTTTCCCTTCTCTCAGGCAATTTCAAACAGTTGACTGTATAAAACTGAAGAACATTCCTGTACAACTAGCAGAATGCTTACAGAATTCCTAA
- the LOC141671542 gene encoding uncharacterized protein LOC141671542, with protein MASGSKFTYTDLQNPLFLYPSDGPTSMSVSNLQGPVDYRAWRRQFEIQLSAKRKFGFFNASIPRSTSDAAEAAQWDTCNNMVISWIHNNISDAIKTSVLFITTASDIWKHLEIRFSLTNGSRKYKLRKDLFNFKQNGKKVFDYFTG; from the coding sequence ATGGCCTCAGGTAGTAAATTCACATATACAGATCTCCAAAACCCCTTGTTCTTATACCCTTCAGATGGCCCAACCTCAATGAGTGTGTCTAACCTGCAAGGGCCTGTTGATTACAGAGCTTGGCGACGACAGTTTGAGATCCAACTTTCAGCTAAAAGAAAGTTTGGTTTTTTTAATGCCTCTATTCCTAGGAGCACATCTGATGCCGCAGAAGCCGCTCAATGGGACACTTGTAATAATATGGTAATCTCCTGGATTCACAACAATATTTCTGATGCTATTAAAACTTCTGTATTGTTTATCACTACTGCTAGTGATATATGGAAGCATTTGGAAATAAGGTTTTCATTGACAAATGGTTCTCGAAAATATAAGTTACGCAAGGATCTGTTTAATTTTAAGCAAAATGGAAAGAAAGTTTTTGATTATTTTACTGGGTAG
- the LOC141672091 gene encoding disease resistance protein RPP13-like: MGGSGKTSLATKFYNSSELRNFDTCAMVCVSNDYNIKDVLKRIIKSFMGPEHEQYMSTMDEYDLLQYLTKLLEDRGCYLALIDDIWDIKAWIQIKDAFPDQKNGSRIIITTRNKKVAEMADDKCFVHRLRFLTEDESWELFCKRAEPTTPNLKKLGREMVGKCRGLPLAIVVLSGLLSHNMSYDYWSKVKEHIWRHLKDNDLSPQIGEILSLSFNDLSPQKKDCFLYLARYPEDHGIDLDELKRLWIAEEFISEAEEGEGVIMEDLAEDCLKELINRNLLQVNKLLWNGEVESFRVHDLVRDLAINKAKEHKLLVVSDSGKHHLLEGQARHVIYNDIGEYLKLDGRRFDASSLRSLALVNYSKLELKEMKLLCTRFKNIKVLDMISVGLERIPEEIGDLVHLKYLCLMGGESYSYGPIEIPPSIGKLKKLQTLHGGWRTYYTVPREICELHELRHLDIEIRGSLNIGKHQTKLQTLGGCRIECKEWMKIDTVNLTNLHALSICDREEEAEEGYTLESVANLTSLQTFSLRFMSVNIPTLKPLSSCNHLKSVSLFGTLKDPSELCHLPDSITDLSLSFSELTEDPMPILGSLSNLTALQLAFNLYLNKMVCSENGFPSLQILRLKDFVDLEELEVEDGAFPSLKQFQTLDCPKLKNIPVQLERWVTDFIS; encoded by the coding sequence ATGGGGGGTTCGGGCAAGACTTCACTTGCCACAAAGTTTTACAACTCTAGCGAGTTGAGAAATTTTGATACTTGTGCTATGGTTTGTGTTTCCAACGATTATAACATAAAAGATGTTCTAAAGAGAATAATAAAGTCTTTTATGGGGCCTGAGCACGAACAATATATGTCAACCATGGATGAGTATGATTTGCTGCAGTATTTGACAAAGTTACTTGAAGATAGAGGCTGCTACTTGGCGTTGATTGATGATATATGGGACATCAAGGCATGGATCCAGATAAAAGATGCGTTTCCAGACCAGAAAAATGGTAGTAGAATCATCATAACCACCCGCAACAAAAAAGTTGCAGAGATGGCAGATGACAAATGTTTTGTCCATCGACTCCGTTTTCTAACAGAAGATGAGAGCTGGGAACTGTTCTGTAAGAGAGCTGAACCAACAACCCCAAATTTGAAGAAATTAGGAAGGGAGATGGTTGGTAAATGTCGTGGTTTACCACTTGCAATCGTGGTACTGAGCGGTCTCTTATCACACAACATGAGCTATGATTATTGGTCAAAGGTGAAGGAGCATATATGGAGACACTTGAAGGATAATGACTTGTCTCCCCAGATTGGAGAAATACTGAGTTTGAGTTTTAATGACTTGTCTCCCCAAAAGAAAGACTGTTTTCTCTACCTTGCAAGGTACCCGGAAGACCATGGGATTGATTTGGACGAGTTGAAGCGTCTATGGATTGCAGAGGAATTCATATCAGAAGCCGAGGAAGGTGAAGGAGTAATCATGGAGGATTTGGCTGAAGATTGTTTGAAGGAGCTAATTAATCGTAATTTGCTTCAGGTTAATAAATTGCTATGGAATGGAGAAGTTGAGAGTTTCCGGGTCCATGATCTTGTACGTGATCTTGCCATAAATAAAGCAAAGGAGCACAAGTTGTTGGTCGTTTCGGACTCAGGTAAACACCATTTGTTGGAAGGACAAGCGCGTCATGTCATTTACAACGATATAGGGGAGTACTTGAAATTAGATGGGCGTAGATTTGATGCTTCAAGTTTGCGTTCACTAGCACTAGTAAATTATTCTAAACTTgaattaaaagaaatgaagttgcTGTGCACCagattcaaaaatatcaaagtccTAGATATGATAAGTGTAGGCTTAGAGAGAATACCAGAAGAAATAGGAGATTTAGTTCACTTAAAGTACTTGTGCTTAATGGGTGGTGAGAGTTATTCTTATGGACCTATAGAAATTCCACCAAGTATAGGCAAGCTTAAAAAGCTACAAACCTTGCACGGTGGTTGGAGAACATACTACACAGTTCCTAGGGAGATATGTGAGCTTCATGAATTGAGACATTTAGACATTGAAATTAGAGGGAGTTTGAATATAGGTAAGCACCAAACAAAGTTACAAACTCTTGGTGGTTGTCGTATAGAGTGTAAAGAATGGATGAAGATTGACACTGTTAATCTCACCAACCTCCATGCACTCTCTATATGTGATAGagaagaagaagcagaagaaGGATACACGCTGGAGTCTGTAGCCAATTTAACAAGTCTCCAAACATTCAGCCTACGGTTTATGTCTGTTAATATTCCAACACTCAAGCCACTCTCGTCTTGCAATCATCTCAAGAGCGTGTCCTTATTCGGTACTCTAAAAGATCCATCGGAACTATGTCATCTGCCCGATTCAATCACGGATTTAAGTCTAAGCTTCAGTGAGTTGACAGAAGATCCAATGCCCATTCTGGGAAGTTTGTCGAATCTCACCGCTCTTCAGTTGGCTTTTAACCTGTATTTAAACAAAATGGTATGCAGTGAGAATGGGTTTCCAAGTCTTCAAATTCTGAGATTAAAGGATTTCGTCGATCTGGAAGAATTGGAAGTTGAGGACGGAGCTTTCCCTTCTCTCAAACAATTTCAAACACTTGACTGTCCAAAACTGAAGAACATTCCTGTACAATTAGAACGCTGGGTTACAGACTTCATTTCTTAA